From a single Alkalihalophilus pseudofirmus genomic region:
- a CDS encoding ABC transporter ATP-binding protein, protein MSFFQVEQLTKVYGDNKVVDSVSFSLEEGRCVALLGPNGAGKTTTLKMLTHLLKPTSGTICMSGFSSDSDLREQIGYLPQYPVFHNWMSGREFLEYVGKLAHLPKAEVKARTSELLEVMGLSDAANRKIGKYSGGMKQRLGIAQAIIHKPKLLLLDEPVSALDPFGRREVLELIRQLKKDTTILFSTHVLNDAEEVSDDVIIIHNGEIKVADKLGNLQEKHQKPIISIQTKGPIQTYIQHWEKWEDVLEVDYEEDSAKVRLNDIEKTKRAMLQDIVEQNIPLTRFEVEKSSLEDLFVKVVRG, encoded by the coding sequence ATGTCCTTTTTTCAGGTTGAACAGCTAACTAAAGTATATGGTGATAATAAAGTAGTTGATTCCGTTTCTTTTTCACTTGAAGAGGGGCGTTGTGTAGCATTGCTTGGTCCGAATGGTGCTGGAAAAACCACCACTTTAAAAATGCTGACTCATTTGTTGAAGCCTACTAGCGGCACTATTTGCATGTCAGGTTTTAGTTCGGATTCAGATTTACGAGAGCAGATTGGCTATCTTCCTCAATACCCTGTTTTTCATAACTGGATGAGTGGAAGAGAATTTCTAGAATACGTTGGGAAATTAGCGCATTTGCCTAAAGCTGAGGTGAAGGCGCGTACAAGCGAGCTGCTTGAAGTAATGGGTTTAAGTGATGCGGCAAACCGCAAAATTGGAAAGTACTCTGGTGGAATGAAACAGCGGTTAGGGATCGCACAAGCCATTATACACAAACCAAAGCTGCTTTTATTAGATGAGCCGGTTTCAGCCCTTGATCCTTTTGGAAGGCGTGAGGTGCTTGAGTTAATTCGTCAGCTTAAGAAAGATACAACGATCCTTTTTTCCACTCATGTACTAAATGATGCAGAAGAAGTGAGTGATGATGTCATAATCATTCATAATGGTGAAATAAAGGTGGCAGACAAATTGGGCAATCTTCAAGAAAAGCATCAGAAGCCGATTATCTCAATCCAAACAAAAGGGCCGATTCAGACCTACATTCAACATTGGGAGAAATGGGAGGATGTACTTGAGGTTGATTATGAAGAAGACTCTGCAAAGGTCCGTCTCAATGACATTGAGAAGACGAAGAGAGCAATGCTTCAAGATATTGTAGAACAAAATATCCCCCTTACCCGCTTTGAAGTAGAAAAATCATCACTTGAGGATTTATTTGTTAAGGTGGTGAGAGGATGA
- a CDS encoding glycoside hydrolase domain-containing protein → MNTKTNLMLFMVATLSILFVLTVSIISQSKTPAPGSVVFDGDAAINNNIQNNIDSENAIVENSIDNQVNNGETNEIDNNVLNNISVSVDVTVKNAISNQVDKDGKGSNGNGTSGGNGSNNGNANGDSNGNGDSETPDIVWGVDSASLTDDELLACVRDNFGNPEVWGRYLGDKDGVSSGLTQEEVELLQSNDIQILVIWNQFNEPVGFDKGQSEASAAIELAREFGIPEGVALFANVEPIYPIDDQFILGWHETMMESEYNSGIYGIFSPSEELYTAYVAAAEQDSTIYDEMYIWTASPNEGITTEANAPAYNPDFPEGGLIGGWQYGIDAETCNIDTNWFDGNVLDVLW, encoded by the coding sequence ATGAATACGAAGACAAATCTTATGCTTTTTATGGTTGCTACTCTTTCCATTTTATTTGTTTTAACCGTCTCAATTATCAGCCAAAGTAAAACTCCTGCACCTGGTTCGGTCGTGTTTGATGGAGATGCTGCGATTAATAATAATATCCAAAATAACATTGATTCTGAGAATGCAATTGTCGAGAACTCCATTGATAACCAGGTAAATAACGGAGAAACCAATGAAATTGATAACAATGTACTCAATAATATATCCGTTAGTGTAGATGTTACCGTTAAAAATGCCATCTCTAATCAAGTAGATAAAGATGGCAAAGGTTCAAATGGGAATGGCACTAGCGGGGGGAATGGCAGTAATAATGGCAATGCTAATGGAGACAGCAATGGAAATGGGGACAGCGAAACGCCTGATATCGTATGGGGAGTGGATTCAGCAAGCTTAACAGATGATGAACTGTTAGCCTGTGTACGGGATAATTTCGGTAATCCCGAAGTATGGGGTCGTTATCTAGGGGACAAAGATGGCGTATCGTCTGGATTAACTCAGGAAGAAGTTGAATTGCTCCAATCAAATGACATTCAAATTCTTGTCATTTGGAATCAATTTAATGAACCCGTTGGATTTGACAAAGGTCAAAGTGAAGCATCTGCTGCCATAGAGCTAGCACGAGAATTTGGAATTCCTGAAGGTGTTGCTTTGTTTGCAAATGTCGAACCGATCTATCCGATTGATGATCAATTCATTTTAGGCTGGCATGAAACGATGATGGAATCTGAATACAACTCTGGTATCTATGGTATTTTCAGCCCAAGTGAAGAACTATATACTGCATACGTTGCAGCGGCTGAACAAGATAGTACTATTTACGATGAGATGTACATTTGGACAGCATCCCCTAATGAAGGAATTACGACAGAAGCGAACGCACCTGCCTATAATCCAGATTTCCCTGAAGGAGGACTAATCGGAGGGTGGCAATACGGGATTGATGCAGAAACTTGCAATATTGACACCAACTGGTTTGATGGAAATGTATTAGATGTTTTGTGGTAA
- a CDS encoding TetR/AcrR family transcriptional regulator: MDGFERRREQKKQQILGAALELFMEYGIQKVSISEIAKKANVSQVTIYNYFESKHKLIHEVFIYYVDQASAQFEQTVFSDIPFPEKIKKLIFNKKEVAKQINEEFYQYLMKEYTKEENYIEKIYTEKALPYFEHLFKEGKEQGYVDPNLSDQAIIFYIQMLKDYVQREDVYKNILPLTEDITNIFFYGILGKRDED, translated from the coding sequence ATGGACGGATTTGAGCGCAGACGCGAACAAAAGAAACAACAAATTTTAGGAGCTGCTCTAGAGTTATTTATGGAGTACGGTATTCAAAAGGTCTCCATTTCTGAAATCGCAAAAAAAGCAAATGTATCACAAGTAACGATCTACAATTATTTTGAGAGTAAACATAAACTTATACATGAAGTCTTTATCTATTATGTCGACCAAGCTTCAGCTCAATTTGAGCAGACTGTTTTCTCAGATATCCCTTTCCCAGAGAAAATCAAGAAGCTTATTTTCAATAAAAAAGAAGTCGCAAAACAAATAAATGAAGAATTTTATCAATACTTAATGAAGGAGTATACAAAAGAAGAGAATTATATTGAGAAGATCTATACAGAAAAAGCACTGCCTTATTTTGAACACCTTTTTAAAGAGGGAAAAGAGCAAGGCTATGTAGATCCTAATCTCTCAGACCAAGCGATTATCTTCTACATTCAGATGTTGAAGGACTATGTGCAGCGTGAAGATGTTTATAAAAATATCCTGCCTCTTACTGAAGACATTACAAATATCTTCTTCTACGGCATATTAGGGAAGCGTGATGAAGACTAA
- a CDS encoding RNA polymerase sigma factor has translation MNDAQVGELLQEPLNMIRSYLLKMGAVKEDAEDIIQETAYQFLLYMDSVTIENVEGWLFRVAVNRYYDLSRKQTRRRNILLTFNVEKLIEETTPESTFLRLEEGTVVRAVLGKLKEKYSELLLLKYSTGLSIQEIAMVMSMKEGTVKTNLYRARQQFIKEYRRLEDDR, from the coding sequence ATGAATGATGCACAAGTAGGGGAGCTGCTACAAGAGCCGCTAAACATGATTCGATCATATCTGCTCAAAATGGGTGCGGTAAAAGAAGATGCAGAAGATATTATTCAAGAAACAGCTTATCAATTTCTTCTTTATATGGACTCAGTAACGATTGAAAATGTCGAAGGTTGGCTTTTTCGAGTAGCGGTTAATCGTTATTATGATCTCTCGAGAAAGCAGACAAGACGGCGAAATATACTTCTTACCTTTAACGTTGAAAAACTGATTGAAGAAACAACGCCGGAATCAACCTTTCTGCGGCTTGAAGAAGGTACTGTTGTAAGAGCAGTGCTCGGGAAGTTGAAAGAAAAATACAGTGAACTCCTTTTATTGAAATACAGCACGGGTCTGTCTATCCAAGAGATAGCTATGGTGATGAGTATGAAAGAGGGAACGGTAAAAACGAATCTATACCGGGCGAGACAACAATTTATTAAGGAATACAGGAGGTTAGAAGATGACCGATAA
- a CDS encoding FAD-binding oxidoreductase yields MDHVKELSKLLTEEQVTTNQTMREQHSRDESYHIPSLPDMVIFPKRTEDVQKVINYANTYEIPVVPFGLGSSLEGNAIPYKGGISLDMSLMNQVLEVRPNDFLIKVQPGITRLQLNKELKKYGLFFTVDPGADATLGGMAATNASGTTSVRYGIMRDQVRDLEVVLASGELIHTGGLSAKSSSGLHLNGLMVGSEGTLGVITELTLKVHGIPECIMAARATFPDPGRAVEAVTSILAANIPVARMEFVDEHSIQQVNIANERNYELKPTLFLEFHGNEAGLKQDVEFMKEIVSDLGCMDIHFEMDTKSRAELWEARHNLAYSFIHGHPGKKLMVTDVSLPITELAGAILHARASIEKTGLVGAVVGHVGDGNYHALVMVDLADEAEVEKAKELNELIVLYALERGGTCTGEHGVGVGKVKYQQKEHGTAYEVMKSIKHTLDPKGIMNPGKIF; encoded by the coding sequence ATGGACCATGTGAAAGAACTGAGTAAGCTTTTAACAGAAGAACAAGTGACCACAAATCAAACGATGCGTGAGCAGCATAGCCGTGATGAGAGCTATCACATCCCATCTTTGCCTGATATGGTCATCTTTCCAAAAAGGACAGAAGATGTTCAAAAGGTCATAAACTATGCAAATACATACGAAATTCCAGTAGTGCCTTTTGGGCTAGGCTCAAGTTTAGAGGGAAATGCGATTCCTTATAAAGGAGGAATTTCTCTAGATATGTCTCTTATGAATCAAGTGCTTGAAGTAAGACCAAACGATTTCTTAATTAAAGTGCAGCCAGGGATTACTCGACTTCAGTTAAATAAAGAGCTGAAGAAGTACGGATTATTTTTTACAGTAGATCCTGGTGCTGACGCAACGCTTGGTGGAATGGCTGCTACAAATGCAAGCGGAACTACATCTGTTAGATACGGGATTATGCGAGATCAGGTACGTGATTTGGAAGTTGTGTTAGCGAGTGGTGAACTTATTCATACGGGAGGTCTCTCAGCTAAGTCTTCTTCAGGATTGCATTTAAATGGATTAATGGTGGGATCTGAAGGGACACTTGGTGTTATTACGGAGTTAACATTAAAAGTACACGGCATACCAGAATGCATCATGGCAGCGAGAGCTACTTTTCCTGATCCAGGGCGAGCTGTGGAGGCAGTGACAAGTATATTAGCTGCTAATATTCCGGTTGCCCGCATGGAATTTGTGGACGAGCATTCCATTCAGCAAGTGAATATTGCCAATGAAAGAAACTACGAACTGAAGCCGACACTATTTTTAGAGTTTCATGGTAATGAAGCAGGTCTCAAGCAAGATGTAGAGTTTATGAAAGAAATAGTCAGTGACTTAGGTTGTATGGATATTCATTTTGAAATGGATACAAAATCACGCGCTGAACTTTGGGAAGCACGACACAATCTAGCTTATTCATTTATCCACGGGCATCCAGGCAAGAAGCTGATGGTGACAGATGTCAGTCTTCCTATAACTGAGCTTGCAGGAGCCATTCTTCATGCAAGAGCATCCATTGAAAAGACAGGACTTGTGGGCGCAGTGGTAGGCCATGTAGGGGATGGTAATTATCATGCGCTTGTTATGGTTGATTTAGCAGATGAGGCAGAAGTAGAAAAGGCGAAGGAGCTAAATGAACTGATCGTTCTTTATGCACTAGAACGGGGAGGCACATGTACAGGTGAACACGGTGTCGGCGTCGGAAAAGTGAAGTATCAGCAAAAGGAACACGGTACGGCTTATGAAGTGATGAAATCAATAAAGCACACCCTGGATCCTAAAGGAATTATGAATCCGGGAAAAATTTTCTGA
- a CDS encoding PLD nuclease N-terminal domain-containing protein: MNEILTELDQLNLAVIAPFLVIQFILMLVALFDWFRIEKTNGPKWLWLIIIVFVNLIGPILYFVIGRRQD, translated from the coding sequence ATGAATGAGATCCTTACAGAGCTTGACCAGCTTAACTTAGCTGTCATTGCACCTTTTCTAGTTATTCAATTCATTTTAATGCTTGTAGCTTTATTTGATTGGTTTCGAATCGAGAAAACGAATGGCCCTAAATGGTTGTGGCTAATTATTATTGTATTCGTTAATTTAATCGGTCCAATATTGTATTTTGTAATCGGCAGGAGGCAAGATTAA
- a CDS encoding short-chain fatty acid transporter yields MLTRVADRFSRGIQRYLPDAFVIAVLMTIIVIAVAIFFNPSEPVQVVAAWGDGFWTYLAFTMQMVLLLLTGMVLASVPFIKKGLRAIAQFANTPTKAYLVTFLVAAAAYYINWGLAVVVGAIIAREIGKRNKRAHFPLLIAAAYAPTVLYTAGFSSSIGLTIATEGHFLEETMGVIPTSATIFHPSTIIIFLVLAISIPLFIILMAPKRDISSYEPPSESNQMTFDVPKKESLTPAQKLEYTPVLGMLIGAIGVVYTVGVFLSGRDLDLNLINLFFLSMGLFFHRSLGQFAQAFKQSVGSISPIVLQFPFYAGIIAVLGGSGLGDAIINGMTSVATAETFNVFTYWAAGFINILAPSGGGQWALQGPLQIPAAIELGVDPAMTAMAVGWGDAWTNLIQPFWALPILSVVGLHIRHIMGYCILLSVWVGIITSVLIYFLY; encoded by the coding sequence ATGCTTACACGAGTGGCTGATCGTTTTTCTCGTGGGATTCAGAGATATTTACCTGATGCTTTTGTTATTGCTGTTCTTATGACGATTATTGTTATAGCCGTTGCGATTTTCTTTAATCCTAGTGAGCCTGTTCAAGTGGTGGCAGCGTGGGGAGATGGATTTTGGACTTATTTAGCTTTTACAATGCAAATGGTGCTTTTATTATTAACGGGGATGGTGTTAGCGTCTGTTCCATTTATTAAAAAGGGATTAAGAGCGATAGCTCAATTCGCAAACACTCCAACTAAAGCGTATTTAGTCACCTTCCTTGTTGCAGCAGCGGCCTATTATATTAACTGGGGTTTAGCTGTAGTTGTAGGTGCAATTATTGCAAGAGAAATTGGAAAAAGGAATAAGCGAGCACATTTTCCGCTGCTTATTGCGGCAGCTTATGCTCCAACAGTGCTCTATACAGCTGGATTTTCAAGTTCGATTGGTTTAACGATTGCTACAGAAGGACATTTTTTAGAAGAAACGATGGGTGTGATCCCTACATCAGCTACTATTTTTCATCCTTCAACCATCATTATTTTCTTAGTGCTAGCCATTTCAATCCCTCTTTTCATTATTCTGATGGCTCCTAAAAGAGATATAAGCTCTTATGAACCACCATCGGAATCAAACCAAATGACTTTTGACGTTCCTAAAAAAGAGTCACTTACTCCTGCACAAAAGTTAGAGTATACACCTGTATTAGGAATGCTTATCGGGGCAATAGGGGTTGTATATACAGTGGGGGTCTTTCTATCAGGACGTGACCTTGATTTGAATCTTATCAATTTATTTTTCCTATCAATGGGCCTTTTCTTTCATCGTTCTCTCGGCCAATTTGCACAGGCATTCAAGCAGTCAGTAGGATCAATTTCACCCATCGTCCTTCAATTTCCTTTCTATGCTGGGATTATTGCTGTACTTGGAGGCTCGGGTTTAGGAGATGCGATTATTAATGGGATGACTTCTGTTGCCACAGCAGAGACATTTAATGTGTTCACTTACTGGGCTGCAGGATTTATTAACATTCTAGCTCCTTCAGGAGGAGGCCAATGGGCACTGCAAGGACCCCTTCAAATTCCTGCTGCTATTGAGCTTGGTGTAGATCCAGCTATGACAGCGATGGCTGTTGGATGGGGAGATGCATGGACAAATCTCATTCAGCCATTCTGGGCGCTGCCTATTTTAAGTGTCGTTGGGCTTCATATTAGGCATATTATGGGCTATTGTATTTTATTAAGTGTGTGGGTAGGAATTATTACAAGTGTATTGATTTACTTCTTGTATTAA
- a CDS encoding helix-turn-helix transcriptional regulator — MSERLIRLLRIIILIQSSPGITAKELAERCETTARTIYRDLELLSAANVPITNEGYGKGYEYLGNFSVYPLDWTEKEAMAFGMLPKIIDQMTHLFPPDFYSAYEKAMATHQKEKKELQDVLQKMVSIIQMGTPAFQEEQNNYLSPVIDSILHSKTIEVVYHTQSRDVTTSRELDPYYLIPRDHRFYLIAYCHKKKRVLTFRMSRFLKVTQTSQTFDKKEFNLKQYFKNTWSIIQGKDNIKFKVLFSKEVARYIKEEELFVNPKLTENKDGSLLFEVTLNHDREFLQWLMQYGVDAEILEPVHYRDKMQEMLKGWLEKYKR, encoded by the coding sequence ATGTCTGAACGTTTAATTCGATTACTTCGGATTATCATCCTTATTCAATCAAGTCCGGGGATTACGGCAAAGGAATTAGCGGAGCGCTGTGAAACGACTGCTCGTACGATTTATCGGGATCTAGAGCTCTTAAGCGCAGCGAATGTTCCAATTACCAATGAAGGGTACGGAAAAGGGTATGAATACCTCGGGAACTTTTCGGTATATCCTCTAGATTGGACAGAGAAAGAAGCAATGGCCTTTGGTATGCTTCCAAAGATAATTGATCAAATGACTCATCTATTTCCGCCTGATTTCTATTCGGCTTATGAGAAAGCAATGGCTACTCACCAAAAAGAAAAGAAAGAGTTGCAAGACGTTCTTCAAAAGATGGTTTCTATTATTCAAATGGGAACACCTGCCTTTCAAGAAGAACAAAATAACTATTTATCTCCCGTTATTGACTCTATCCTGCACTCGAAAACGATCGAAGTTGTCTACCATACACAAAGCCGGGATGTAACGACGTCAAGAGAACTTGATCCCTATTATTTAATCCCTCGAGATCACCGTTTTTACTTAATTGCTTACTGTCATAAAAAGAAAAGAGTTCTTACTTTTCGAATGAGTCGTTTCCTTAAAGTAACGCAGACCAGTCAAACCTTTGATAAAAAAGAGTTTAATTTAAAGCAATATTTTAAGAATACATGGTCAATTATTCAGGGGAAAGACAACATTAAGTTTAAAGTGCTGTTTAGTAAAGAGGTTGCACGTTATATTAAAGAAGAAGAGTTATTCGTCAATCCGAAACTGACAGAAAATAAAGATGGAAGCTTATTATTTGAAGTGACATTAAATCATGATCGGGAGTTTTTGCAGTGGTTAATGCAGTACGGGGTGGATGCTGAGATCTTAGAACCTGTGCATTACCGCGATAAGATGCAGGAAATGTTAAAGGGATGGCTGGAAAAATATAAACGATAA
- a CDS encoding ABC transporter permease: MRQWVVLFQKEVLEMTRNYKLIWVPIVFILLGMTDPLTTYYMPQILEMSGGLPEGAVFEMPTPAAQEVLMMVISQLNMLGVLIIVLASMGIISEERRSGLAGMILVKPVSYASYVTAKWAGLSIVGLLSVFLGYLAGWYYVVVLFEAVSFAVFLQSYLLLALWFLFIFTLIILFNAALKVPGLVAFVTITTIIILSIMTSTFESWMEWSPAQLTSHLGSILVEEMVPQGLWLTVSVTVVLIIVFLLGSIKILQNKELSE; encoded by the coding sequence ATGAGGCAATGGGTTGTTTTATTTCAAAAAGAAGTACTAGAAATGACACGTAATTATAAATTAATTTGGGTGCCAATTGTGTTTATCCTTTTAGGCATGACAGATCCTCTTACTACTTATTATATGCCTCAAATCCTTGAGATGTCAGGCGGTCTGCCTGAGGGAGCTGTGTTTGAAATGCCTACACCCGCAGCACAAGAGGTATTAATGATGGTCATTTCTCAACTAAATATGCTAGGAGTATTAATTATTGTCTTGGCATCAATGGGAATTATCTCCGAAGAACGAAGAAGCGGCTTGGCGGGTATGATTTTAGTGAAGCCAGTATCATATGCGTCCTATGTGACAGCAAAGTGGGCGGGCCTTAGTATTGTTGGCCTTTTATCGGTTTTTTTAGGGTATTTGGCAGGCTGGTATTATGTTGTAGTGTTATTTGAAGCCGTATCCTTTGCAGTCTTTTTACAAAGCTACCTGTTATTAGCCTTATGGTTCTTGTTTATATTTACATTAATTATTCTTTTCAACGCCGCGCTTAAGGTGCCTGGATTAGTAGCATTTGTTACTATTACAACCATTATCATTCTTTCAATAATGACTAGCACTTTCGAGAGTTGGATGGAATGGAGTCCCGCACAGCTTACAAGTCATCTGGGTTCTATTCTGGTTGAGGAGATGGTTCCTCAAGGTCTATGGCTGACTGTTAGTGTGACGGTCGTACTGATTATTGTATTTTTGTTAGGGTCTATTAAGATCCTTCAAAACAAAGAGTTATCGGAATAG
- a CDS encoding DUF6254 family protein, translated as MSQSKSQEERQWRQRKESQHPHGKIKSLKDLSNETKKQ; from the coding sequence ATGTCACAATCAAAATCACAAGAAGAACGTCAATGGAGACAGCGTAAAGAATCACAGCATCCACATGGAAAGATTAAGTCCTTAAAAGATCTTTCTAATGAAACAAAGAAACAATAA
- a CDS encoding ABC transporter ATP-binding protein yields the protein MTILETRNLTKRFGKFTALNGVNVEVNKGEVFGFIGPNGAGKSTTIRILLGLLKASEGSAAIFGKDAWKDAVEIHKRLAYVPGDVNLWPNLTGGEVIDLFMKLRGGVNRARRDQLIETFKLDPAKKCRTYSKGNRQKVALVAAFASEADLYILDEPTSGLDPLMEKVFQNCVMEAKEAGKSVLLSSHILSEVERLCDRVGIIREGEIIETGTLDELRHLTRTQMFVETKTPITNLENIPGIYDIELKDRGVSFQVDAKTLDQVMKEISEYGLVKLESSPPTLEDLFMSHYEGSSAHGGQ from the coding sequence ATGACCATTTTAGAAACGAGGAACTTAACGAAGCGATTCGGGAAGTTCACGGCATTAAATGGGGTAAATGTAGAAGTAAATAAAGGGGAAGTCTTTGGATTTATTGGACCGAATGGCGCAGGGAAATCGACAACCATTCGAATTCTTCTTGGACTATTAAAGGCGTCAGAAGGTTCTGCTGCCATTTTTGGTAAGGATGCTTGGAAGGATGCAGTGGAGATACACAAAAGGCTGGCTTATGTCCCTGGTGATGTCAATCTATGGCCGAATCTGACTGGCGGAGAAGTCATTGATTTATTTATGAAGCTGCGCGGAGGTGTTAATAGAGCCCGTCGCGATCAATTAATTGAAACATTTAAATTAGATCCTGCTAAAAAATGCCGTACGTATTCAAAAGGGAATCGTCAAAAGGTTGCACTTGTCGCAGCTTTTGCATCTGAGGCGGATTTATATATCCTTGATGAACCGACATCAGGGCTAGATCCGCTGATGGAAAAAGTGTTTCAGAACTGTGTAATGGAAGCCAAGGAAGCCGGTAAAAGTGTACTGCTCTCAAGTCATATCTTATCTGAGGTCGAAAGGTTATGTGACCGCGTTGGTATCATACGCGAAGGAGAGATTATTGAAACTGGTACGCTTGATGAGCTTAGACATTTAACACGTACTCAAATGTTTGTCGAAACAAAAACACCCATTACAAATCTCGAAAACATTCCTGGAATTTATGATATTGAACTAAAAGATAGGGGAGTCAGCTTTCAAGTCGATGCCAAGACATTAGATCAAGTAATGAAAGAAATCAGCGAATATGGTCTAGTTAAGTTGGAGAGTTCGCCGCCTACTCTAGAAGATTTATTCATGAGTCATTACGAGGGTTCGTCTGCTCATGGAGGGCAATAA
- a CDS encoding anti sigma factor C-terminal domain-containing protein — MTDKKLFTSGNEGLGQLVKKARRKSLIKSLIISIIASMVVLFSLYWLGSHVLQRAIDQSGDKALWSMVSGANVEGTGASYTFSLFSAIETRDMEKYIDGVSLNWGAEETEYTMFGTKKPLSSVTSTSTTHEEGERPISYFQGERVIEFFHPEVNYKEVYDDRPLLENIPEYMVAEMAFSFDQAYPLEEVIDVFGDQLEWYWIDTYTDEEITDFNEMNSVREEEGVVFDHLHTLMGSWVCGYPYAGLSAEDSAQSFIHTIEYLQEETNEFEYEINQMINGITNDGEKEFVPENIEIIGVVVTGRADELSQFNEVDFIRGATLGATAKKFD, encoded by the coding sequence ATGACCGATAAAAAGCTTTTTACAAGTGGAAATGAAGGTCTTGGCCAGCTTGTTAAAAAGGCGAGACGAAAATCACTGATTAAATCACTGATAATATCTATCATCGCTAGTATGGTTGTTTTATTTTCGTTGTATTGGTTGGGAAGCCATGTCCTACAGAGGGCAATCGATCAATCTGGTGATAAGGCATTATGGAGCATGGTTAGTGGGGCAAATGTAGAAGGGACAGGGGCCTCCTATACGTTTTCCTTATTCAGTGCGATTGAGACAAGGGATATGGAAAAATATATCGATGGCGTTTCCTTAAACTGGGGAGCAGAAGAAACTGAGTACACCATGTTTGGAACGAAAAAGCCGCTGTCATCTGTGACATCAACCAGTACAACTCATGAAGAAGGAGAAAGACCCATTTCATATTTTCAAGGAGAGAGAGTTATCGAGTTCTTTCACCCGGAAGTCAACTATAAAGAGGTATACGATGATCGTCCACTGCTTGAAAATATCCCGGAATATATGGTAGCAGAAATGGCTTTTTCGTTTGATCAAGCATACCCTTTAGAAGAAGTGATTGACGTCTTTGGTGATCAATTAGAATGGTATTGGATAGATACGTATACAGACGAGGAAATTACCGATTTTAATGAAATGAATAGTGTACGCGAGGAAGAGGGAGTGGTATTTGATCATCTTCACACACTGATGGGCAGCTGGGTATGTGGTTATCCTTATGCAGGTTTATCGGCAGAAGATTCTGCTCAGTCCTTCATCCATACGATCGAATACCTTCAAGAAGAAACAAATGAATTCGAATATGAAATCAACCAGATGATCAATGGAATTACCAATGATGGTGAAAAAGAATTTGTCCCTGAAAATATTGAGATCATTGGTGTTGTAGTCACTGGCAGAGCAGATGAATTAAGTCAGTTTAATGAGGTGGATTTCATTCGTGGAGCGACGCTTGGTGCAACCGCAAAGAAATTTGATTAA